A DNA window from Gillisia sp. Hel1_33_143 contains the following coding sequences:
- a CDS encoding S1C family serine protease yields MKKFATFVGASILGGVLTLGSYQYFNNEDTSFLNNHTKQESQLFPISNNTPNYGTNADFTEAAEKTVHAVVHVKNVAIFKQPRNSWEYYARKGESEKALRGTGSGVIITPDGYIVTNNHVIEGASELEVTLNNNKTYKAKLIGKDVKADIALIKIDAQELDYIPFGDSNNIKLGEWVLAVGNPFNLTSTVTAGIVSAKARDFNSNDGTPQSYIQTDAAINPGNSGGALVNINGELIGINTAITSQTGSYIGYGFAVPSNNARKVVEDLIEYGNVQQGILGIRGSDVNENLSNQFNLGTSQGVLVRDIDQGSGAFTSGIKEGDVIRQIDNIEVRKMSDLTGYIGSKRPNDIVNVKILRDGEEQLLKVKLTKYETFAIESIGLEVTNASKADLENYSSSNGVKISRALKGDAQSQALIGILITKIDNSKVNNISDVRKIITSRDPSEPISVTFVNSEGREQTYIWR; encoded by the coding sequence ATGAAAAAATTCGCAACATTCGTTGGAGCCTCCATTTTGGGTGGAGTATTAACTTTGGGTTCTTATCAATATTTTAATAATGAGGATACCTCTTTTTTGAATAATCATACTAAACAAGAGTCACAACTATTCCCAATCTCCAATAACACTCCAAATTATGGTACTAATGCAGATTTTACGGAAGCTGCAGAAAAGACTGTTCATGCCGTGGTACACGTTAAAAATGTAGCAATATTTAAACAGCCTAGAAATTCATGGGAATATTATGCTAGAAAAGGAGAAAGTGAAAAGGCGCTAAGGGGCACCGGATCTGGAGTTATCATTACTCCAGATGGGTACATAGTTACCAATAATCATGTTATTGAAGGTGCAAGCGAATTGGAAGTAACCTTAAACAACAACAAAACGTATAAGGCAAAACTTATCGGAAAAGACGTTAAAGCAGATATTGCACTTATTAAGATTGATGCACAGGAACTGGATTATATCCCATTTGGAGACTCCAATAATATCAAATTAGGAGAATGGGTACTTGCTGTAGGAAATCCTTTTAATCTAACTTCTACCGTAACTGCGGGAATTGTGAGTGCTAAAGCTAGAGATTTTAATAGTAATGATGGAACGCCTCAATCTTACATTCAAACCGATGCTGCCATTAATCCTGGAAATAGCGGAGGAGCTTTGGTAAATATCAACGGGGAACTTATAGGTATAAATACTGCTATTACGAGCCAAACAGGAAGTTATATTGGATATGGTTTCGCAGTGCCTTCTAATAATGCCAGAAAAGTTGTAGAAGACCTTATAGAGTATGGTAATGTGCAACAAGGCATCTTAGGTATTCGAGGTAGTGATGTAAATGAAAATCTTTCCAACCAATTTAATCTTGGAACTTCCCAAGGTGTTTTGGTACGAGATATAGATCAGGGAAGTGGTGCTTTCACTTCTGGGATTAAAGAGGGAGATGTTATTAGACAAATTGATAATATTGAAGTAAGAAAAATGTCTGACCTTACTGGTTATATTGGTTCAAAAAGACCAAATGACATTGTAAATGTTAAGATCTTAAGAGATGGAGAGGAGCAGTTGCTAAAAGTAAAACTCACCAAATATGAAACATTTGCTATTGAGTCAATTGGACTTGAAGTTACCAATGCTTCAAAAGCAGATCTAGAAAATTATAGCAGCTCTAATGGAGTAAAGATAAGTAGAGCCTTAAAAGGAGATGCTCAGTCTCAAGCATTAATAGGGATTTTGATCACTAAAATTGACAACAGTAAGGTCAATAATATAAGTGATGTTAGAAAGATCATAACTTCTAGAGATCCTTCAGAGCCAATTAGTGTAACTTTCGTAAATAGCGAAGGTAGAGAGCAAACTTACATTTGGAGATAA